One window of Nicotiana tomentosiformis chromosome 11, ASM39032v3, whole genome shotgun sequence genomic DNA carries:
- the LOC104103528 gene encoding uncharacterized protein isoform X8 → MNISELTQFQKAQMKAILGPDSSVPFETFISDLMASSSEAESMLDMIKQEDSNLLAVKLANLLDSPHITDDSRATCAIVLQNLFVGDDGYGWRNLSLSTRSGVQCILLNRIKIEESKSIMQTLYITLCVSLQDNKESEICSLFGQYYDNSSYIKVVEFTLSLVSQCAKQGDDLSSAPWIKDMLLGALNGCSDMRLRMAALRAAIDIIQCLSSSNDKDWYQGLLPALLGTLTEALSKGEEVTAREALEHFVEFAENEPRFLRMQLVEVVATMFEIAENVSLEKETRHLAIKFLITLVEAKKEAPGMMKKLPLFTSNCFAMLLKLLQDVEDEPPWNNIHKVAFREYGNIMVGICYFDRLSRALGAKTIAPVAKEQLSACLAAPDWEKRHATLLALAVISECCPKVMLTSMEELVLNYFLNMVLDCFQDPHPRVRWAAIRAIALFSTFFCPQLQEQFHDQVLPALAAAMADFQNPIIQVMEVLLSLLGSQLKADDRSNVYLFLAGARIFLCMGKEFLPYMRVAIPFMIQLAQVELDITIYDHSYSGLYGLDYDRDIIVKFEETSMCIKDNIRLEEKSIACHLLDIISVLLEEDFYPWISQAAPVLEPLLKFYIHDDVRENAIFAISSLLRSAKLAVEKGTAQGGNKWYFKELSGRIILALGDAIYSEHETKLCEIILKELNQCLKISGPHLDEDQVRRIMNGIKHVITESSCRKGKLTEREKSDDFDAEEAELLREERELEEKVFSRVGCILLTLIKTFKAAFLPFLNELSSYLMPMTGKDKTAKERSACVNIFNKLVEECSESSLKYYNICLPFILDSSNDENPVLRENAFYGLGLCAEYGGLVFKPFIGEALSRINVVITHLHALAPENEQAYHDAVFALGQICQFHRESIDSTQIIPAWLNCLPIRGNMVVHDQLCSMVERSDRELLGPKYEHFPKILSVFAEVLCAGNDLATEEMKNRMINPLRNLQKTVPAATWASAWSLLLPQQEMELESILSHKEDANLSSVQSGVKLGGRKGVILNRRHRKLILHKYGKIILLTKGKMLVKCQRWLKNCFRL, encoded by the exons ATGAATATTAGCGAGTTGACTCAGTTCCAGAAGGCCCAGATGAAGGCGATTCTTGGGCCTGACTCTAGTGTTCCTTTTGAAACCTTTATCTCGGATCTCATGGCGAGCTCCTCTGAGGCTGAGTCAATGTTGGACATGATCAAGCAGGAGGATTCGAACTTGCTTGCTGTTAAGCTTGCTAACCTTCTAGACTCTCCCCATATCACTGATGATTCACGCGCTACGTGTGCTATCGTCCTCCAAAATTTGTTTGTTGGGGATGATGGATATGGTTGGCGCAATCTAAGTCTATCGACTCGGTCCGGTGTGCAATGTATCCTTCTGAACCGTATCAAGATTGAAGAATCAAAATCCATTATGCAGACCCTTTACATTACGCTTTGTGTAAGCCTCCAAGATAACAAGGAGTCTGAAATATGTAGCTTGTTCGGCCAATATTATGACAACTCCAGTTATATCAAGGTAGTAGAGTTTACTTTGTCATTAGTTTCCCAGTGCGCCAAACAAGGAGATGATTTATCATCAGCCCCTTGGATCAAGGATATGTTACTAGGTGCACTGAATGGTTGCAGTGATATGAGATTGAGGATGGCGGCACTGAGGGCAGCGATCGACATCATTCAGTGCCTCTCTAGTTCAAATGATAAAGACTGGTATCAGGGTTTGTTGCCAGCTTTGTTGGGGACCTTGACAGAAGCATTGAGCAAAGGTGAGGAGGTTACTGCCAGGGAAGCGCTGGAACATTTTGTTGAGTTTGCTGAGAATGAACCTAGGTTCTTAAGGATGCAACTAGTAGAAGTGGTGGCTACCATGTTCGAGATAGCAGAGAATGTGAGTTTGGAAAAGGAGACGAGGCACTTGGCGATTAAGTTCCTGATAACTTTAGTTGAGGCGAAAAAGGAAGCTCCCGGCATGATGAAGAAATTACCATTATTTACTAGCAACTGTTTTGCTATGTTATTGAAGTTGTTACAAGATGTTGAGGACGAACCACCTTGGAACAATATCCACAAGGTTGCATTTAGGGAATATGGTAACATTATGGTTGGGATCTGCTATTTTGATCGCTTGTCTCGTGCATTAGGTGCTAAGACTATTGCTCCTGTTGCTAAAGAGCAGCTCTCTGCTTGCTTGGCTGCCCCTGACTGGGAGAAACGCCATGCAACACTTCTTGCACTTGCTGTTATTTCTGAATGTTGCCCGAAG GTGATGCTTACGAGTATGGAGGAACTGGTTCTGAATTATTTCCTGAACATGGTTCTGGATTGTTTCCAAGATCCTCACCCTCGAGTAAGATGGGCCGCTATTAGGGCAATTGCCTTGTTTTCGACCTTCTTCTGTCCACAGTTGCAAGAACAATTCCATGATCAAGTATTACCTGCATTAGCTGCAGCTATGGCTGATTTTCAAAATCCAATAATACAG GTAATGGAAGTTCTTCTGTCATTACTAGGATCACAACTGAAGGCGGACGATCGCAGTAATGTTTATCTATTCTTG GCAGGAGCCAGAATTTTCTTATGCATGGGGAAGGAATTTCTTCCTTACATGAGGGTAGCCATCCCTTTTATGATTCAACTTGCTCAAGTTGAACTTGATATAACCATCTATGATCATTCATACTCTGGATTATATGGATTAGATTACGATAG GGACATTATAGTCAAGTTTGAGGAAACAAGCATGTGCATCAAAGATAATATCCGACTAGAGGAGAAATCTATAGCCTGTCATCTCCTTGACATCATTTCTGTCTTGCTGGAGGAAGATTTCTACCCTTGGATTTCCCAG GCTGCTCCAGTCTTAGAACCACTTTTGAAATTCTACATCCACGACGATGTCAGGGAAAATGCTATTTTTG CAATTTCATCCCTGTTGCGTTCTGCTAAACTGGCGGTAGAGAAAGGGACTGCTCAAGGTGGAAACAAGTGGTACTTCAAGGAGTTGTCTGGCCGTATAATATTGGCTTTGGGGGACGCAATATATTCG GAGCATGAGACAAAACTATGTGAAATTATATTGAAGGAATTGAATCAATGCCTAAAG ATAAGTGGACCACATCTTGATGAAGATCAGGTTCGTAGAATCATGAATGGGATAAAGCACGTCATTACAGAAAGTTCATGCAGAAAAGGAAAACTCACAGAGAGAGAAAAATCAGATGACTTTGATGCTGAGGAAGCTGAATTGCTCAGGGAGGAAAGAGAGCTagaagaaaaagtattttctaggGTTGGTTGCATATTGTTGACATTGATCAAAACCTTCAAGGCTGCTTTCTTGCCTTTCCTTAATGAGCTTTCCTCATATTTAATGCCTATGACA GGCAAGGATAAAACAGCTAAAGAGAGAAGTGCATGTGTAAATATCTTTAATAAACTTGTGGAGGAATGCAGCGAATCATCTCTAAA GTATTATAACATATGTCTTCCTTTTATTTTGGACTCAAGCAATGACGAAAATCCAGTTCTTAGAGAG AATGCATTTTATGGACTTGGGCTTTGTGCGGAATATGGTGGTTTAGTTTTCAAACCATTTATCGGAG AGGCTCTTTCAAGGATCAATGTTGTGATAACACATCTACATGCTCTTGCACCTGAGAATGAACAGGCATATCATGATGCTGTTTTTGCACTTGGTCAGATATGTCAGTTTCATCGGGAAAGTATTGACTCCACGCAG ATTATTCCGGCTTGGTTGAATTGTCTGCCTATAAGAGGTAACATGGTTGTTCACGACCAGCTCTGTTCAATGGTTGAAAG GTCAGACAGAGAACTTTTGGGTCCCAAATATGAGcactttccaaaaattttgtcagtttttgCAGAG GTTCTATGTGCTGGAAATGATCTTGCTACTGAAGAAATGAAAAACCGAATGATTAATCCGTTGAGGAATCTTCAGAAAACAGTACCAGCAGCCACCTGGGCATCGGCGTGGTCATTGCTATTGCCTCAGCAGGAGATGGAACTGGAATCCATTCTATCACATAAGGAAGATGCTAACTTGTCATCAGTGCAATCAGGGGTAAAGTTAGGTGGACGCAAGGGGGTTATATTGAATCGCCGTCATCGAAAACTTATATTGCACAAATATGGTAAAATAATTCTCTTGACAAAAGGGAAGATGCTTGTGAAGTGTCAAAGGTGGCTTAAAAATTGCTTCAGGTTATAG
- the LOC104103528 gene encoding uncharacterized protein isoform X5: MNISELTQFQKAQMKAILGPDSSVPFETFISDLMASSSEAESMLDMIKQEDSNLLAVKLANLLDSPHITDDSRATCAIVLQNLFVGDDGYGWRNLSLSTRSGVQCILLNRIKIEESKSIMQTLYITLCVSLQDNKESEICSLFGQYYDNSSYIKVVEFTLSLVSQCAKQGDDLSSAPWIKDMLLGALNGCSDMRLRMAALRAAIDIIQCLSSSNDKDWYQGLLPALLGTLTEALSKGEEVTAREALEHFVEFAENEPRFLRMQLVEVVATMFEIAENVSLEKETRHLAIKFLITLVEAKKEAPGMMKKLPLFTSNCFAMLLKLLQDVEDEPPWNNIHKVAFREYGNIMVGICYFDRLSRALGAKTIAPVAKEQLSACLAAPDWEKRHATLLALAVISECCPKVMLTSMEELVLNYFLNMVLDCFQDPHPRVRWAAIRAIALFSTFFCPQLQEQFHDQVLPALAAAMADFQNPIIQNDKQMVQDAASMVFTGIAKLSKEYCRINYDTVMQYLKTAMANRNSNVLGRARAMYSISYLGFAVGKEKFRDDAKQVMEVLLSLLGSQLKADDRSNVYLFLAGARIFLCMGKEFLPYMRVAIPFMIQLAQVELDITIYDHSYSGLYGLDYDRDIIVKFEETSMCIKDNIRLEEKSIACHLLDIISVLLEEDFYPWISQAAPVLEPLLKFYIHDDVRENAIFAISSLLRSAKLAVEKGTAQGGNKWYFKELSGRIILALGDAIYSEHETKLCEIILKELNQCLKISGPHLDEDQVRRIMNGIKHVITESSCRKGKLTEREKSDDFDAEEAELLREERELEEKVFSRVGCILLTLIKTFKAAFLPFLNELSSYLMPMTGKDKTAKERSACVNIFNKLVEECSESSLKYYNICLPFILDSSNDENPVLRENAFYGLGLCAEYGGLVFKPFIGEALSRINVVITHLHALAPENEQAYHDAVFALGQICQFHRESIDSTQIIPAWLNCLPIRGNMVVHDQLCSMVERSDRELLGPKYEHFPKILSVFAEVLCAGNDLATEEMKNRMINPLRNLQKTVPAATWASAWSLLLPQQEMELESILSHKEDANLSSVQSGVKLGGRKGVILNRRHRKLILHKYGKIILLTKGKMLVKCQRWLKNCFRL; this comes from the exons ATGAATATTAGCGAGTTGACTCAGTTCCAGAAGGCCCAGATGAAGGCGATTCTTGGGCCTGACTCTAGTGTTCCTTTTGAAACCTTTATCTCGGATCTCATGGCGAGCTCCTCTGAGGCTGAGTCAATGTTGGACATGATCAAGCAGGAGGATTCGAACTTGCTTGCTGTTAAGCTTGCTAACCTTCTAGACTCTCCCCATATCACTGATGATTCACGCGCTACGTGTGCTATCGTCCTCCAAAATTTGTTTGTTGGGGATGATGGATATGGTTGGCGCAATCTAAGTCTATCGACTCGGTCCGGTGTGCAATGTATCCTTCTGAACCGTATCAAGATTGAAGAATCAAAATCCATTATGCAGACCCTTTACATTACGCTTTGTGTAAGCCTCCAAGATAACAAGGAGTCTGAAATATGTAGCTTGTTCGGCCAATATTATGACAACTCCAGTTATATCAAGGTAGTAGAGTTTACTTTGTCATTAGTTTCCCAGTGCGCCAAACAAGGAGATGATTTATCATCAGCCCCTTGGATCAAGGATATGTTACTAGGTGCACTGAATGGTTGCAGTGATATGAGATTGAGGATGGCGGCACTGAGGGCAGCGATCGACATCATTCAGTGCCTCTCTAGTTCAAATGATAAAGACTGGTATCAGGGTTTGTTGCCAGCTTTGTTGGGGACCTTGACAGAAGCATTGAGCAAAGGTGAGGAGGTTACTGCCAGGGAAGCGCTGGAACATTTTGTTGAGTTTGCTGAGAATGAACCTAGGTTCTTAAGGATGCAACTAGTAGAAGTGGTGGCTACCATGTTCGAGATAGCAGAGAATGTGAGTTTGGAAAAGGAGACGAGGCACTTGGCGATTAAGTTCCTGATAACTTTAGTTGAGGCGAAAAAGGAAGCTCCCGGCATGATGAAGAAATTACCATTATTTACTAGCAACTGTTTTGCTATGTTATTGAAGTTGTTACAAGATGTTGAGGACGAACCACCTTGGAACAATATCCACAAGGTTGCATTTAGGGAATATGGTAACATTATGGTTGGGATCTGCTATTTTGATCGCTTGTCTCGTGCATTAGGTGCTAAGACTATTGCTCCTGTTGCTAAAGAGCAGCTCTCTGCTTGCTTGGCTGCCCCTGACTGGGAGAAACGCCATGCAACACTTCTTGCACTTGCTGTTATTTCTGAATGTTGCCCGAAG GTGATGCTTACGAGTATGGAGGAACTGGTTCTGAATTATTTCCTGAACATGGTTCTGGATTGTTTCCAAGATCCTCACCCTCGAGTAAGATGGGCCGCTATTAGGGCAATTGCCTTGTTTTCGACCTTCTTCTGTCCACAGTTGCAAGAACAATTCCATGATCAAGTATTACCTGCATTAGCTGCAGCTATGGCTGATTTTCAAAATCCAATAATACAG AATGACAAACAAATGGTCCAAGATGCAGCATCAATGGTGTTTACCGGTATAGCTAAATTGTCTAAG GAATACTGCAGAATAAACTATGACACTGTTATGCAGTACTTAAAAACCGCCATGGCAAACAGAAACTCTAATGTATTAGGTCGGGCCAGAGCAATGTACTCCATAAGCTATCTTGGGTTCGCTGTTGGCAAAGAGAAATTCAGAGATGACGCAAAACAG GTAATGGAAGTTCTTCTGTCATTACTAGGATCACAACTGAAGGCGGACGATCGCAGTAATGTTTATCTATTCTTG GCAGGAGCCAGAATTTTCTTATGCATGGGGAAGGAATTTCTTCCTTACATGAGGGTAGCCATCCCTTTTATGATTCAACTTGCTCAAGTTGAACTTGATATAACCATCTATGATCATTCATACTCTGGATTATATGGATTAGATTACGATAG GGACATTATAGTCAAGTTTGAGGAAACAAGCATGTGCATCAAAGATAATATCCGACTAGAGGAGAAATCTATAGCCTGTCATCTCCTTGACATCATTTCTGTCTTGCTGGAGGAAGATTTCTACCCTTGGATTTCCCAG GCTGCTCCAGTCTTAGAACCACTTTTGAAATTCTACATCCACGACGATGTCAGGGAAAATGCTATTTTTG CAATTTCATCCCTGTTGCGTTCTGCTAAACTGGCGGTAGAGAAAGGGACTGCTCAAGGTGGAAACAAGTGGTACTTCAAGGAGTTGTCTGGCCGTATAATATTGGCTTTGGGGGACGCAATATATTCG GAGCATGAGACAAAACTATGTGAAATTATATTGAAGGAATTGAATCAATGCCTAAAG ATAAGTGGACCACATCTTGATGAAGATCAGGTTCGTAGAATCATGAATGGGATAAAGCACGTCATTACAGAAAGTTCATGCAGAAAAGGAAAACTCACAGAGAGAGAAAAATCAGATGACTTTGATGCTGAGGAAGCTGAATTGCTCAGGGAGGAAAGAGAGCTagaagaaaaagtattttctaggGTTGGTTGCATATTGTTGACATTGATCAAAACCTTCAAGGCTGCTTTCTTGCCTTTCCTTAATGAGCTTTCCTCATATTTAATGCCTATGACA GGCAAGGATAAAACAGCTAAAGAGAGAAGTGCATGTGTAAATATCTTTAATAAACTTGTGGAGGAATGCAGCGAATCATCTCTAAA GTATTATAACATATGTCTTCCTTTTATTTTGGACTCAAGCAATGACGAAAATCCAGTTCTTAGAGAG AATGCATTTTATGGACTTGGGCTTTGTGCGGAATATGGTGGTTTAGTTTTCAAACCATTTATCGGAG AGGCTCTTTCAAGGATCAATGTTGTGATAACACATCTACATGCTCTTGCACCTGAGAATGAACAGGCATATCATGATGCTGTTTTTGCACTTGGTCAGATATGTCAGTTTCATCGGGAAAGTATTGACTCCACGCAG ATTATTCCGGCTTGGTTGAATTGTCTGCCTATAAGAGGTAACATGGTTGTTCACGACCAGCTCTGTTCAATGGTTGAAAG GTCAGACAGAGAACTTTTGGGTCCCAAATATGAGcactttccaaaaattttgtcagtttttgCAGAG GTTCTATGTGCTGGAAATGATCTTGCTACTGAAGAAATGAAAAACCGAATGATTAATCCGTTGAGGAATCTTCAGAAAACAGTACCAGCAGCCACCTGGGCATCGGCGTGGTCATTGCTATTGCCTCAGCAGGAGATGGAACTGGAATCCATTCTATCACATAAGGAAGATGCTAACTTGTCATCAGTGCAATCAGGGGTAAAGTTAGGTGGACGCAAGGGGGTTATATTGAATCGCCGTCATCGAAAACTTATATTGCACAAATATGGTAAAATAATTCTCTTGACAAAAGGGAAGATGCTTGTGAAGTGTCAAAGGTGGCTTAAAAATTGCTTCAGGTTATAG
- the LOC104103528 gene encoding uncharacterized protein isoform X6 → MNISELTQFQKAQMKAILGPDSSVPFETFISDLMASSSEAESMLDMIKQEDSNLLAVKLANLLDSPHITDDSRATCAIVLQNLFVGDDGYGWRNLSLSTRSGVQCILLNRIKIEESKSIMQTLYITLCVSLQDNKESEICSLFGQYYDNSSYIKVVEFTLSLVSQCAKQGDDLSSAPWIKDMLLGALNGCSDMRLRMAALRAAIDIIQCLSSSNDKDWYQGLLPALLGTLTEALSKGEEVTAREALEHFVEFAENEPRFLRMQLVEVVATMFEIAENVSLEKETRHLAIKFLITLVEAKKEAPGMMKKLPLFTSNCFAMLLKLLQDVEDEPPWNNIHKVAFREYGNIMVGICYFDRLSRALGAKTIAPVAKEQLSACLAAPDWEKRHATLLALAVISECCPKVMLTSMEELVLNYFLNMVLDCFQDPHPRVRWAAIRAIALFSTFFCPQLQEQFHDQVLPALAAAMADFQNPIIQNDKQMVQDAASMVFTGIAKLSKYLKTAMANRNSNVLGRARAMYSISYLGFAVGKEKFRDDAKQVMEVLLSLLGSQLKADDRSNVYLFLAGARIFLCMGKEFLPYMRVAIPFMIQLAQVELDITIYDHSYSGLYGLDYDRDIIVKFEETSMCIKDNIRLEEKSIACHLLDIISVLLEEDFYPWISQAAPVLEPLLKFYIHDDVRENAIFAISSLLRSAKLAVEKGTAQGGNKWYFKELSGRIILALGDAIYSEHETKLCEIILKELNQCLKISGPHLDEDQVRRIMNGIKHVITESSCRKGKLTEREKSDDFDAEEAELLREERELEEKVFSRVGCILLTLIKTFKAAFLPFLNELSSYLMPMTGKDKTAKERSACVNIFNKLVEECSESSLKYYNICLPFILDSSNDENPVLRENAFYGLGLCAEYGGLVFKPFIGEALSRINVVITHLHALAPENEQAYHDAVFALGQICQFHRESIDSTQIIPAWLNCLPIRGNMVVHDQLCSMVERSDRELLGPKYEHFPKILSVFAEVLCAGNDLATEEMKNRMINPLRNLQKTVPAATWASAWSLLLPQQEMELESILSHKEDANLSSVQSGVKLGGRKGVILNRRHRKLILHKYGKIILLTKGKMLVKCQRWLKNCFRL, encoded by the exons ATGAATATTAGCGAGTTGACTCAGTTCCAGAAGGCCCAGATGAAGGCGATTCTTGGGCCTGACTCTAGTGTTCCTTTTGAAACCTTTATCTCGGATCTCATGGCGAGCTCCTCTGAGGCTGAGTCAATGTTGGACATGATCAAGCAGGAGGATTCGAACTTGCTTGCTGTTAAGCTTGCTAACCTTCTAGACTCTCCCCATATCACTGATGATTCACGCGCTACGTGTGCTATCGTCCTCCAAAATTTGTTTGTTGGGGATGATGGATATGGTTGGCGCAATCTAAGTCTATCGACTCGGTCCGGTGTGCAATGTATCCTTCTGAACCGTATCAAGATTGAAGAATCAAAATCCATTATGCAGACCCTTTACATTACGCTTTGTGTAAGCCTCCAAGATAACAAGGAGTCTGAAATATGTAGCTTGTTCGGCCAATATTATGACAACTCCAGTTATATCAAGGTAGTAGAGTTTACTTTGTCATTAGTTTCCCAGTGCGCCAAACAAGGAGATGATTTATCATCAGCCCCTTGGATCAAGGATATGTTACTAGGTGCACTGAATGGTTGCAGTGATATGAGATTGAGGATGGCGGCACTGAGGGCAGCGATCGACATCATTCAGTGCCTCTCTAGTTCAAATGATAAAGACTGGTATCAGGGTTTGTTGCCAGCTTTGTTGGGGACCTTGACAGAAGCATTGAGCAAAGGTGAGGAGGTTACTGCCAGGGAAGCGCTGGAACATTTTGTTGAGTTTGCTGAGAATGAACCTAGGTTCTTAAGGATGCAACTAGTAGAAGTGGTGGCTACCATGTTCGAGATAGCAGAGAATGTGAGTTTGGAAAAGGAGACGAGGCACTTGGCGATTAAGTTCCTGATAACTTTAGTTGAGGCGAAAAAGGAAGCTCCCGGCATGATGAAGAAATTACCATTATTTACTAGCAACTGTTTTGCTATGTTATTGAAGTTGTTACAAGATGTTGAGGACGAACCACCTTGGAACAATATCCACAAGGTTGCATTTAGGGAATATGGTAACATTATGGTTGGGATCTGCTATTTTGATCGCTTGTCTCGTGCATTAGGTGCTAAGACTATTGCTCCTGTTGCTAAAGAGCAGCTCTCTGCTTGCTTGGCTGCCCCTGACTGGGAGAAACGCCATGCAACACTTCTTGCACTTGCTGTTATTTCTGAATGTTGCCCGAAG GTGATGCTTACGAGTATGGAGGAACTGGTTCTGAATTATTTCCTGAACATGGTTCTGGATTGTTTCCAAGATCCTCACCCTCGAGTAAGATGGGCCGCTATTAGGGCAATTGCCTTGTTTTCGACCTTCTTCTGTCCACAGTTGCAAGAACAATTCCATGATCAAGTATTACCTGCATTAGCTGCAGCTATGGCTGATTTTCAAAATCCAATAATACAG AATGACAAACAAATGGTCCAAGATGCAGCATCAATGGTGTTTACCGGTATAGCTAAATTGTCTAAG TACTTAAAAACCGCCATGGCAAACAGAAACTCTAATGTATTAGGTCGGGCCAGAGCAATGTACTCCATAAGCTATCTTGGGTTCGCTGTTGGCAAAGAGAAATTCAGAGATGACGCAAAACAG GTAATGGAAGTTCTTCTGTCATTACTAGGATCACAACTGAAGGCGGACGATCGCAGTAATGTTTATCTATTCTTG GCAGGAGCCAGAATTTTCTTATGCATGGGGAAGGAATTTCTTCCTTACATGAGGGTAGCCATCCCTTTTATGATTCAACTTGCTCAAGTTGAACTTGATATAACCATCTATGATCATTCATACTCTGGATTATATGGATTAGATTACGATAG GGACATTATAGTCAAGTTTGAGGAAACAAGCATGTGCATCAAAGATAATATCCGACTAGAGGAGAAATCTATAGCCTGTCATCTCCTTGACATCATTTCTGTCTTGCTGGAGGAAGATTTCTACCCTTGGATTTCCCAG GCTGCTCCAGTCTTAGAACCACTTTTGAAATTCTACATCCACGACGATGTCAGGGAAAATGCTATTTTTG CAATTTCATCCCTGTTGCGTTCTGCTAAACTGGCGGTAGAGAAAGGGACTGCTCAAGGTGGAAACAAGTGGTACTTCAAGGAGTTGTCTGGCCGTATAATATTGGCTTTGGGGGACGCAATATATTCG GAGCATGAGACAAAACTATGTGAAATTATATTGAAGGAATTGAATCAATGCCTAAAG ATAAGTGGACCACATCTTGATGAAGATCAGGTTCGTAGAATCATGAATGGGATAAAGCACGTCATTACAGAAAGTTCATGCAGAAAAGGAAAACTCACAGAGAGAGAAAAATCAGATGACTTTGATGCTGAGGAAGCTGAATTGCTCAGGGAGGAAAGAGAGCTagaagaaaaagtattttctaggGTTGGTTGCATATTGTTGACATTGATCAAAACCTTCAAGGCTGCTTTCTTGCCTTTCCTTAATGAGCTTTCCTCATATTTAATGCCTATGACA GGCAAGGATAAAACAGCTAAAGAGAGAAGTGCATGTGTAAATATCTTTAATAAACTTGTGGAGGAATGCAGCGAATCATCTCTAAA GTATTATAACATATGTCTTCCTTTTATTTTGGACTCAAGCAATGACGAAAATCCAGTTCTTAGAGAG AATGCATTTTATGGACTTGGGCTTTGTGCGGAATATGGTGGTTTAGTTTTCAAACCATTTATCGGAG AGGCTCTTTCAAGGATCAATGTTGTGATAACACATCTACATGCTCTTGCACCTGAGAATGAACAGGCATATCATGATGCTGTTTTTGCACTTGGTCAGATATGTCAGTTTCATCGGGAAAGTATTGACTCCACGCAG ATTATTCCGGCTTGGTTGAATTGTCTGCCTATAAGAGGTAACATGGTTGTTCACGACCAGCTCTGTTCAATGGTTGAAAG GTCAGACAGAGAACTTTTGGGTCCCAAATATGAGcactttccaaaaattttgtcagtttttgCAGAG GTTCTATGTGCTGGAAATGATCTTGCTACTGAAGAAATGAAAAACCGAATGATTAATCCGTTGAGGAATCTTCAGAAAACAGTACCAGCAGCCACCTGGGCATCGGCGTGGTCATTGCTATTGCCTCAGCAGGAGATGGAACTGGAATCCATTCTATCACATAAGGAAGATGCTAACTTGTCATCAGTGCAATCAGGGGTAAAGTTAGGTGGACGCAAGGGGGTTATATTGAATCGCCGTCATCGAAAACTTATATTGCACAAATATGGTAAAATAATTCTCTTGACAAAAGGGAAGATGCTTGTGAAGTGTCAAAGGTGGCTTAAAAATTGCTTCAGGTTATAG